The following proteins are co-located in the Anoplopoma fimbria isolate UVic2021 breed Golden Eagle Sablefish chromosome 18, Afim_UVic_2022, whole genome shotgun sequence genome:
- the slc2a12 gene encoding solute carrier family 2, facilitated glucose transporter member 12 has product MDSNSETKSMTSDPSETQKLEPHRGTGSSWLVLVAAGAASLSGLMLGYEMGITSGVLLQLRGVLSLSCRQQELLVSSHLLGALLICLAGGPILDRYGRRCSLLLSAVLVVGGSVVLIASSSLVSLTIGRVVVGMGTALSGTGACLYIAEISPRERRGLLVTLYELMLVVGVMLGFSCSYAFATLPDGWAYTFGLVIPPALLQISVLVFLPPSPRFLVTQGKVEQARIVLARLRGGVQESVEKELIDIRTGLKEESEHRFLELFSTKANLRSRLLTGVTLVFLQQATGQPNILSYASPLLRSVGFNSDSAATLASTGFGVVKVVGTIPAVLLVDSVGPKSFLCGGAVAMGMSLVALGALTLQSHTNLTSLCKSHTISNHTHTPWDLNGTSIDLENSDLFSTDLPYQWNGEESERTNREEDGIRESGGGRPYVKASSLMKWASLISLLVYVAAFSISLGPMVYVVISEIFPMGVRGRAVSVVSAVNWATNLLISMTFLTFTEKIGVANVMFLYAAMSFVLLVFVIFCVPETKGRTLEEISKELAKK; this is encoded by the exons GCAGCAGCTGGCTGGTGCTGGTAGCAGCCGGAGCGGCCTCCCTAAGCGGCCTGATGCTGGGCTATGAAATGGGCATTACCTCTGGAGTCCTGCTGCAGCTGCGGGGCgtgctctccctctcctgccgACAACAAGAACTGCTGGTCAGCTCCCACCTGCTCGGCGCTCTCCTCATCTGCCTGGCCGGAGGTCCTATATTGGATCGCTACGGCCGCCGCTGCTCTTTGCTCCTGAGCGCAGTCCTGGTGGTCGGAGGGAGCGTCGTGCTCATCGCATCCTCATCACTCGTCTCCCTCACAATCGGCCGGGTGGTAGTCGGCATGGGAACGGCGCTCTCAGGGACAGGAGCGTGTCTGTACATTGCGGAGATCTCCCCGAGGGAGAGGCGGGGTTTGCTGGTGACGCTGTACGAGTTGATGTTGGTCGTGGGTGTCATGCTGGGGTTCAGCTGTAGTTACGCCTTTGCTACTCTGCCCGATGGCTGGGCATACACATTTGGACTAGTAATCCCCCCAGCTCTACTGCAGATCAGTGTACTTGTGTTCCTCCCACCGAGCCCACGCTTCCTGGTTACCCAGGGTAAAGTGGAGCAGGCCAGGATAGTGCTGGCCAGATTGAGAGGTGGGGTTCAGGAGAGTGTGGAAAAGGAGCTCATAGACATCAGGACAGGACTTAAAGAGGAATCAGAGCATAGATTCTTGGAGTTGTTCAGTACCAAGGCCAACTTGCGTTCACGGCTGCTCACAGGTGTGACCTTAGTCTTCCTTCAGCAGGCCACTGGTCAGCCCAATATCCTCTCCTACGCGTCACCCCTCCTCCGCAGCGTAGGCTTCAACAGTGACTCCGCGGCGACCTTGGCCTCCACAGGGTTCGGAGTGGTCAAAGTAGTCGGCACCATCCCCGCCGTGTTGCTGGTCGACAGCGTGGGACCCAAGAGCTTTCTGTGTGGGGGTGCTGTCGCGATGGGAATGTCGCTGGTTGCACTCGGCGCATTGACACTGCAAAGCCACACTAACCTCACCAGCCTGTGTAAAAGTCACACTATATCAAACCACACGCATACGCCGTGGGATTTAAACGGAACCTCTATAGACCTGGAAAACagtgaccttttttcaactgaCCTCCCCTACCAGTGGAATGGCGAGGAGTCAGAGCGGACTAACAGAGAAGAGGATGGGATCAGGGagtcaggaggaggaaggccGTATGTAAAGGCTTCTTCCTTAATGAAGTGGGCGTCACTGATCAGCTTGCTGGTGTATGTGGCAGCCTTCTCCATTAGCCTCGGGCCAA tGGTGTATGTGGTTATCAGTGAGATTTTTCCAATGGGAGTCAGAGGCAGGGCTGTATCCGTGGTGTCGGCTGTGAACTGGGCCACTAACCTTCTCATCTCCATGACCTTCCTCACATTTACag aaaAGATTGGCGTGGCCAATGTGATGTTTCTCTACGCCGCCATGAGCTTCGTTCTACTGGTGTTCGTCATCTTCTGTGTCCCTGAGACCAAAGGACGCACGCTAGAGGAGATATCCAAAGAGCTGGCTAAGAAGTAA
- the tbpl1 gene encoding TATA box-binding protein-like 1, with product MDSSNDDALDIIITNVVATFRTRCHLNLRTIALEGTNVIYKPEGGKVLMKLRKPKITASIWSSGKIICTGATSEDDAKRGARRLARVLQKLGFKVRFSAFKVVNVLAVCSMPFSIALIDFTKKNRPIASYEPELHPAATYRIKHIKATVQVFSTGSITVTGPNVQNVATAVEHIYPLLYECKKPLHKK from the exons ATGGATTCCAGCAATGACGACGCACTTGATATCATTATCACCAATGTGGTGGCTACCTTCAGGACCAGGTGCCACCTCAACCTGCGCACCATTGCGTTAGAGGGAACCAATGTCATCTATAAGCCGGAAGGAGGG aaGGTCCTGATGAAACTTCGTAAACCCAAAATAACAGCCTCGATCTGGTCCTCAGGGAAAATCATCTGCACTGGAGCAACAAG TGAGGATGACGCAAAGCGGGGTGCTCGCAGGTTAGCACGCGTCCTGCAGAAACTTGGCTTCAAG GTGAGGTTTTCAGCCTTCAAAGTCGTGAACGTCCTGGCAGTGTGCTCCATGCCGTTTTCAATCGCCCTAATAGACTTCACAAAGAAAAACCGACCCATCGCCAG ttatgAACCAGAGCTCCATCCTGCTGCCACGTACAGGATCAAACATATAAAGGCTACTGTACAGGTGTTCTCCACCGGCAGCATCACAGTAACAG GACCAAATGTGCAGAATGTGGCCACAGCTGTTGAGCATATCTACCCACTGCTGTATGAGTGTAAGAAACCCCTccacaaaaaatag
- the tcf21 gene encoding transcription factor 21: MSTGSLSDVDDELLDGILKFGSSGKDSNESTEESEGTCANDAPGKKRKKGSRKSAPKGVAQQEGKHGQRNAANARERARMRVLSKAFSRLKTTLPWVPADTKLSKLDTLRLASSYIAHLRQILANDKYENGFIHPVNLTWPFMVAGKPENDLKEMLNTTRLCGTTAS, from the exons ATGTCCACCGGGTCTCTCAGCGATGTCGACGACGAGCTCCTGGACGGCATCCTGAAGTTTGGCTCCTCCGGCAAAGACTCCAACGAGAGCACGGAGGAGAGCGAGGGTACGTGCGCAAACGACGCACCAGGCAAGAAACGCAAGAAAGGCTCCCGGAAAAGTGCGCCCAAGGGTGTGGCACAGCAGGAGGGCAAGCATGGGCAGAGGAACGCGGCCAACGCGAGGGAGAGAGCCCGGATGCGCGTCCTGTCCAAGGCCTTCTCCCGGCTGAAGACCACCTTACCCTGGGTACCGGCGGACACCAAGCTCTCCAAGCTGGACACGCTGCGCCTGGCCTCCAGCTACATCGCTCACCTCCGGCAGATACTGGCCAACGACAAATATGAAAACGGATTTATCCACCCCGTTAACCTG ACGTGGCCTTTCATGGTTGCAGGTAAGCCGGAGAACGATTTGAAGGAGATGCTGAACACGACAAGGTTATGTGGAACAACGGCGTCCTGA